GGCTTTGACGTGCCAGTTCACGATCGTGCGTGACAATCACAAAAGTCTGTTCCAGATCGCGATTCAGGCGGAACATCAATTCCCACACCTCGGCGCTGTGTTGCGGGTCCAGGTTTCCGGTGGGTTCATCCGCCAAAACGATGCTGGGACTGTTAATCAGGGCGCGCGCCAAAGCGATGCGCTGTTGCTCTCCACCACTGAGCTGGTTGGGATAGTGGTTGGCACGGTCCTCGAGGTTGAGACGCTTCAGCAGGGAGCCAGCCTCTTGGAAAGCCTTGGATTTGGTTTCACCAGCGATCAGCATGGGCAAAGCAACATTTTCCAAGGCGGAGAGATCTTCCAAAAGGTAATGAAATTGAAAGATAAAACCGATATCGCGATTACGGATTTTATGTGCACTTGCGTGTCGGGAGGAAAGTTCGGCGGAATTTACCACCACACGACCGCTGTCGGGATCGTCCAAAAGTCCCAGTATATGGAGCAGCGTGCTTTTTCCGCAACCGGATTTGCCCGTGATGCAGACAAATTCGCCACGCTGAACCTCCAAATTTGTGTCTATGAGCACACGGATGTCCTGACCTTTGTCTTGATAGGTTTTATAAAGTGAATATCCGGCGAGGCAAATCATTCTATCTCCTTTTAGGGATTGCGTAAAAGATCGATTATACGCATACGGTTAATCCTGCGAAGAGGCGCGCGGATGCAAATCCAGATTAAAAACGAGGCCACCACGAAAATGATAACCTGGTTCAATGGCGAGGCGTAAAGCTCGAGACGATCAATGAAATAAACCTCACCTTTAAGTTTATAGATGTTTTGATTTGCAATGCCCCAGGAAATCAGAAGCCCGAAAAGCTGACCCAAAATCACTGAAATCAGACAAACCAAGGTAACTTGCCAAGCCAGGATATTGCGCACTGACTTGGAACTTGCACCCAAAGCTTTCAGCACAGCTATTTCGGCACGTTTATCCAGCATCAGGGTCAAAACACCACTGATGACATTTATTCCGGCAATCAACACCAGAAAACTGAACACTATGAATATCAGCCACTTCTGCATCCTGACCAAACTCAACAAACTGGTGTTTATCACAGGCAGTGCGTAAACTTCACGCCCCAGGATTTGATTGTATTTACGGGCCAAAGTGGGAGCGGAATCCGCAAATTTAT
This window of the Candidatus Cloacimonadota bacterium genome carries:
- a CDS encoding ABC transporter ATP-binding protein, encoding MICLAGYSLYKTYQDKGQDIRVLIDTNLEVQRGEFVCITGKSGCGKSTLLHILGLLDDPDSGRVVVNSAELSSRHASAHKIRNRDIGFIFQFHYLLEDLSALENVALPMLIAGETKSKAFQEAGSLLKRLNLEDRANHYPNQLSGGEQQRIALARALINSPSIVLADEPTGNLDPQHSAEVWELMFRLNRDLEQTFVIVTHDRELARQSPKTYELKGGTLI